The nucleotide sequence CCGCCGTCGGCACAGCACGGCGCGGCGGCACCGGAGCACTCGGTACTGCTGCGACGCCACGGCCTGCGCTGCACGGCAAGCAGGCTGTGCACCTTGAGGCTGCTGTCCGCGTCGGGGCAGCACCTGTCCACCGCCGAAGTCTGCGCTGAACTACAGGAGATGGGTCTGCCGTTCGATCAGGCGACCGTCTACCGGACTCTGGAGACCTTCACGGAGGCGGGTCTGGCGCACGCCGTGCACGGCCCGGGGCCCAAGCGCTACGGCGTCAGCTCCGAACCGCACCATCACGCCGTGTGTGAGGAATGTGGTCGCGTACAGGACGTGGCGATCGCCGACATGAGGGAAGCCGTGGAACAGATCACCGAACTGACCGGACTACACACCGGTGAAGGGGGCTCGCTGCTGCTCTACGGCCGATGTTCCCGGTGCAGCGGGTAAGTGGGCTCCTGTCACGGGTGCGGGGCGCCGCCGTCGGAACGGACGCTGTCAAAGGCATGACGACGACGCCCCACACCCGGCCGACGGCGCGGTACCGCTTCAGCACCCCAGCCGGCCGACCTCCGTCGAATCTAGACCTTATTGCGATTCACTCGCAATAAGCGGAGGGCTCATGCGTCGCCCTCCAGGTTGCCCTCCGTCTCCAGGTACACCTGCCGCAGTTCGTCCAGGACCGCCGGGTCGGGCTTCGCCCACATCCCTCGCGACTCCGCCTCCAGCAGCCGCTCCGCGATGCCGTGCAGGGCCCAGGGGTTCGCCTGCTGAAGGAACTCCCGGTTGACCGGGTCCAGGACGTAGGTCTCGGTGAGCTTGTCGTACATCCAGTCGGCGACCACTCCGGTCGTGGCGTCGTAGCCGAACAAGTAGTCGACCGTCGCGGCGAGTTCGAAGGCGCCCTTGTAGCCGTGGCGGCGCATGGCGTCGATCCACTTCGGGTTGACGACGCGGGCGCGGAAGACGCGGGAAGTCTCCTCCACCAGCGTGCGGGTGCGGACCGTCTCGGGGCGGGTGGAGTCCCCGATGTACGCCTCGGGGGCCGTGCCGCGCAGGGCCCGGACGGTGGCCACCATGCCGCCGTGGTACTGGAAGTAGTCGTCGGAGTCGGCGATGTCGTGCTCGCGGGTGTCGGTGTTCTTGGCCGCGACCGCGATCCGCTGGTACGCCGTCTCCATCTCCTCGCGGGCGGGGCGGCCGTCGAGTTCACGGCCGTAGGCGTAGCCGCCCCAGACGGTGTAGACCTCGGCGAGGTCGGCGTCGGTGCGCCAGTCGCGCGAGTCGATGAGCTGGAGCAGGCCGGCGCCGTACGTTCCGGGGCGGGATCCGAAGATGCGGGTGGTGGCGCGGCGTTCGTCGCCATGGGCCGCCAGGTCGGCCTGTACGTGGGTGCGGACGTGGTTGATCTCGGCCGGTTCGTCCAGGGCGGCGGCCAGGCGCACGGCGTCGTCCAGGAGGCCGATGGTGTGCGGAAAGGCGTCGCGGAAGAAGCCCGAGATGCGCAGGGTGACGTCGATACGGGGACGGCCCAGCTCCTCGTACGGGATGGGCTCGAGGCCGGTCACACGGCGCGAGGCGTCGTCCCAGACGGGGCGGATGCCAAGCAGGGCGAGGGCTTCGGCCACGTCGTCGCCGGCGGTACGCATGGCGCTGGTGCCCCACAGGGACAGGCCGACGGAGGTGGGCCAGTCGCCGTTGTCCGCGCGGTAGCGCTCCAGGAGGGACTCGGCGAGGGCCTGGCCGGTCTCCCAGGCGAGGCGGGAGGGGACGGCCTTGGGGTCGACGGAGTAGAAGTTGCGCCCCGTCGGCAGGACGTTCACCAGGCCGCGCAACGGTGAGCCGGACGGACCCGCCGGGACGAAGCCGCCGGCCAGCGCGTGGACCGTGTGGTCGAGTTCGGCGGTGGTCGCCGCCAGGCGCGGGACGACTTCGCGCGCTGCGAAGTCCAGGACCGCGCGAACCTGTTCGCCGTGCTCGTTGGGTACGGCGGCCGGGTCCCAGCCCGCGTCCTCCATCGCCTGGACCAGGGCACGGGCCTGTCCCTCGGCGGCGTCCGCTGTCGTGCGGGTCGCGGCGGACTCGTCCAGGCCGAGGGCTTCGCGCAGGCCGGGAAGGGCCTTGGCGCCGCCCCAGATCTGGCGGGCGCGGAGGATGGCGAGGACCAGGTTGACGCGGTCGGCGCCGGTGGGCGGGTTGCCGAGGACGTGGAGGCCGTCGCGGATCTGGGCATCCTTGACCTCGCACAGCCAGCCGTCGACGTGGAGGAGGAAGTCGTCGAAGCCGTCGTCGTCGGGCCGGTCCTCCAGGCCGAGGTCGTGGTCCAGCTTCGCCGCCTGGATGAGGGTCCAGATCTGGGCGCGGATGGCGGGCAGCTTGGCCGGGTCCATCGAGGAGATCTGCGCGTACTCGTCGAGGAGTTGCTCCAGGCGCGCGATGTCGCCGTAGGAGTCGGCCCGGGCCATGGGCGGGACGAGGTGGTCGACGAGGGTGGCGTGCACGCGGCGCTTGGCCTGGGTGCCCTCGCCGGGATCGTTGACCAGGAAGGGATAGATCAGGGGCAGGTCGCCGAGGGCTGCGTCCGGGGCGCAGGCGGCGGACAGGCCGCCGTTCTTGCCGGGCAGCCACTCCAGGTTTCCGTGCTTGCCGAGGTGGATCATCGCGTCGGCGCCGAAGCCGCCCTCCGTCTGCGGGGCGGCGATCCAGCGGTAGGCGGCCAGGTAGTGGTGTGAGGGCGGGAGGTCCGGGTCGTGGTAGATGGCGATGGGGTTCTCGCCGAAGCCGCGCGGGGGCTGGATGAGGATGAGCAGGTTGCCGAAGCGCAGTGCCGCGAGGACGATGTCGCCCTCCTTGTTGCGGCTGTGGTCGACGAACATCTCGCCGGGCGCCGGGCCCCAGTGCTCCTCCACCGCCGTCCGCAGCTCTTCGGGGAGCGTGGCGAACCAGCGCCGGTAGTCGGCGGCCGGGATCCGGATCGGGTTGCGAGCCAGCTGCTCCTCGGTGAGCCAGTCCTGGTCGTGACCCCCCGCCTCGATCAGCGCGCGGATCAGTTCGTCACCGTCACCGGAGGCCAGGCCGGGGATGTCCGCGTCGGAGCTGAAGTCATAACCCTCCTCCCGCAGGCGCCTGAGCAGGGATACGGCACTGGCGGGAGTGTCCAGGCCGACCGCGTTGCCGATCCGGGAGTGCTTGGTGGGGTACGCCGACAGGACGAGGGCCAGGCGCTTCCGGGCGGGCGGGATGTGGCGGAGGCGGGCGTGGCGTACGGCGATTCCGGCGACCCGGGCCGCACGCTCGGGGTCGGCGACGTAGGCCGGGAGTCCGTCGGCGTCGATCTCCTTGAAGGAGAACGGCACGGTGATCAGGCGGCCGTCGAACTCGGGGACCGCGATCTGGCTGGCGGCGTCCAGCGGGGAGACGCCCTCGTCGTTCTCCTCCCAGGCCGTGCGTGACCCGGTCAGGCACAGGGCCTGGAGGATGGGGACGTCGAGGGCGGTGAGCGCGCCCGCGTCCCAGGACTCGTCGTCGCCGCCGGCCGATGCCTCGGCGGGCCTGGTGCCTCCGGCCGCCAGGACCGTGGTGACGAGGGCGTCGGCGGCCCGGAGTTCGGCGATCAGCTCCGGCTCCGGGGCGCGCAGGGAGGCGACGTACAGCGGGAGCGGCCGGCCGCCCTCGTCCTCGATGGCGTCGCAGAGTGCATGGATGAAGGCCGTGTTGCCGCTCATGTGGTGGGCGCGGTAGTACAGCACGGCGATGGTCGGACCGTCGGCCGGACCATCCGGGCGCTCCAGCGGACCCCAGGTCGGAGCAGGTGCCGGCGCGTCGAAGCCGTGGCCGGTGAGAAGGACGGTGTCCGACAGGAACCGAGCGAGCTGTTCGAGGTTGGCGGGGCCGCCGTGGGCGAGGTAGGCGTGGGCCTCGGCGGCGATGCCGACGGGGACGGTGGAGGCGGCCATCAGCTGGGCGTCGGGGGCCTGTTCGCCGGTCAGGACGATCACCGGGCGGCCGTCGGCGAGCAGCAGGTCGATGCCGTCCTGCCAGGCGCGGATACCGCCGAGGAGGCGTACGACGACCAGGTCCGCGCCGTCGAGGAGGGCCGGGAGGTCGTTCAGGGGAAGGCGGGCGGGGTTGGCGAAGCGGTAGCCGACCGGGCCGTCGGCCGCGCGGGCGCTGAGCAGGTCCGTGTCGGACGTCGACAGGAGCAGGATCTCGTGGGCGGGTGGGACTCGCTCCCCGGACGGAGTGGGCATGCGTCGCCTGGCCTTCCTCGGGGTCCGCGCCCCGGGCGGTGTCGGAATGGGTCTCCCCCTCGGACCAAGCCGAGGGCGAGGGAAGGGAGTTCCTGGCTCACCCGGCCTGGTGAGGCCGAGATCACAGTGGCGGGACCGCGCCGGATTCGCACCGGCTTCCTCTCCTGTCGCCGTGATGGCGGTTCGTGGACCGGGTGATCCACTGGGGAGCATAGTAAGGGTCACTGGAACAGCGCGGGGCATACATCGCCCATGATCGTAGGTATGCTCACCGCCATGCCCACGGCAGCCCTTCCTCCAACGCCCCAGGCCACACGGGAGCGCGGTGACGCCTGCCCCGGAGCGCTGCGCCTGCACGCGGCGGACGACGGGGCCCTTGCCCGTGTCCGGCTTCCCGGTGGAGTCCTGACGCTCGGGCAGGCGGCAGCACTCGGGCGCGTCGCCCGGCGGCTGGGCGATGGCGACCTGCACCTGACGTCGCGCGGCAACGTGCAGCTGCGCGGTCTGGCAGCCGGGTGTGGCGGGGAGTTGGCGGAGGCGTTGGACGCGGCCGGTCTGCTTCCCTCACGGGAGCACGAGCGGGTGCGCAACATCGTCGCCTCGCCCCTGTCCGGCCTGGACGGCGAAGGCGTGCGGGACGTGCGGCCATGGCTGACGGCCCTGGACGCCGCGTTGTGCGGGAGCGATGCCGCCCGGGGTCTGTCGGGTCGGTTCCTGTTCGCTCTGGACGACGGGCGCGGTGATGTGGCCGGCCTCGGCGCCGACGTCACGGTGCGCGCGATACGGGACGGCGCGGCGTGGCTCACCCCCGGGTCGGTCCGCGTGGCGGTCGATGACGCGCCGCTCGCAGCACTGGTGGCAGCCGAGACGTTCCTTCAGGCCGCGCGATCGCACACGGCACACACCTGGAGGGTCTCAGAACTCCCCCTGCCGGAAGGCGAGCTGGACCGCCTGATACGTGATCGGCTGACGGCCGCGGGCATCGCGCACGATGAAGGTCCCGAGCCGGTCGGTTCGGCCGACGGGCCGGCCCCGGGAGTCGTGGGCGAAGCCTTGTCCGCGCACGTTCCCTTGGGGCGGCTCTCGGCCCTCCAGTGGGAGGCGTTGACGATGGTCGCGGACACTGAGCTGCGGCTGACCCCCTGGCGTGGCGTCGTTGTCCCCACCGTGGCCGCCACCGCTGCACGAGTCTCCGAGTCGCTCGAGCGTCTCCGTGCGGCCGGACTGGTCACCGACCCCGCGTCCCCCTGGCTCCGCGTCGGCGCCTGCATCGGCCGCCCCGGATGCGCCAAGGCACACGCCGACGTCCGGGCGGACGTGGCGCGCACACTCGAAGCGACAGGCCGCCCCGCCCTCCCCCTGTACTGGTCCGGGTGTGCACGGCGCTGCGGACACCCGAGTGGTGAGCACGTCGACGTGCTCGCGACCCCGGAGGGCGGTTACCGCCTGTCGGTCGCCCCGGCAGGCGGTGAGACGAGAACCGCCTCCGCAGCAGACCCTTCCCGGATGGGCGCCGCCCTGGCGGCGATCATCTCATGACCCGCACGACGACCGAGAGCAGTGAGAAGAGCACCGTGACCACCCACGTCTACGAGAAGGACGGAGCGGCGATCTACCGCCAGTCCTTCGCCACCATCCGCGCCGAGGCGGACCTCACGCGTCTGCCCGCCGATGTCAGCCAGGTCGCGGTACGCATGATCCACGCCTGCGGGATGGTCGACCTGGTCGAGGATCTGGCCTACACGCCCGAGGTGGTGGCCCGGGCCCGCGAGGCCCTGCGCGCCGGCGCCCCTATCCTCTGCGACGTGCAGATGGTGGCCAGCGGCGTGACCCGCAAACGGCTGCCCGCCGGGAACGACGTCCTGTGCACCCTGTCCGACCCGGCCGTCCCGGAGCTGGCCGAACGGCTGGGCACCACGCGCAGCGCCGCGGCGCTGGAGCTGTGGCGGGACCGGCTGGAGGGCGCGGTCGTTGCCGTCGGCAACGCCCCTACCGCCCTCTTCCGCCTCCTGGAGATGATCGAGGAGGGCGCGCCCCGGCCCGCCGCCGTCATCGGCGTCCCGGTCGGCTTCGTCGGCGCTGCCGAGTCCAAGGACGCCTTGGCCGCGCATCCTTCCGGGCTGGAGTACCTGGTGGTCCGCGGCCGACGCGGTGGCAGCGCCATCGCGGCCGCCGCACTCAACGCGATCGCGAGCGAGGAAGAGTGAGCGGCAAGCTGTACGGGGTCGGCCTGGGCCCCGGTGATCCCTCCCTGATGACCGTACGGGCCGTCGAGGTCATCGCAGGGGCGGACGTGGTCGCGTACCACAGCGCCCGGCACGGGCGGTCCATCGCCCGGTCGATCGCGGCGCGGCACATCCGCGAAGACCACATCGAGGAAGCACTGGTCTACCCGGTCACGACGGAGACCACCGACCATCCCGGCGGCTACAAGGGCGCCATGGAGGAGTTCTACGCCGAGGCATCGGCCAGACTCGCGGCCCACCTCGACGCCGGGCGCACCGTGGCCGTACTCGCCGAGGGCGATCCGCTCTTCTACGGCTCCTACATGCACATGCACAAGCGGCTCGTCGAACGCTACGACACCGAGGTCATCCCCGGCGTCACCTCCGTGTCGGCCGCTGCGGCCCGCCTGGGCGCACCGCTTGCCGAGGGCGAGGAGGTGCTGACGATCCTGCCGGGCACCCTGCCCGAGGAGGAGCTGACCGCTCGCCTGGCCACGACGGACGCCGCGGTGGTGATGAAGCTCGGCCGCACCTTCCCCAAGGTGCGCCGCGCGCTGGAGACTTCGGGACGCCTGACCGAGGCCCGTTATGTGGAACGGGCCACCATGAGCAAGGAGCGCGTCGCCGAACTCGCGGCGGTGGACGCGGAGTCGGTGCCTTACTTCTCGGTGGCCGTGCTGCCCAGTCAGGTGGACGCCGAGCGGCCTGTACGTGAGCGGGGCGAGGTGGTGGTGGTCGGGACGGGGCCGGCCGGTCCGCTGTGGCTGACACCCGAGACGCGGGGCGCGCTGGCCGCCGCCGACGATCTGGTCGGCTACACCACCTACCTGGACCGGGTGCCCGAGCGGGCGGGCCAGGCCCGGCACGGCTCGGACAACCGCGTGGAGGCCGAGCGCGCCGAGTTCGCGCTGCAACTGGCCCGCAAGGGGCGGCGGGTGGCCGTGGTCTCCGGCGGCGACCCGGGTGTGTTCGCGATGGCCACCGCCGTGCTGGAGGTGGCGTCGCAGCCCGAGCACCTGGATGTGCCGGTGCGCGTGCTGCCGGGCGTGACCGCCGCCAACGCTGCCGCGGCACGGGCCGGCGCCCCGCTCGGACACGACTACGCCGCCCTCTCCCTCTCCGACCGGCTCAAGCCGTGGGAGGTCATCGCGGAGCGACTGCGGGCAGCGGCCTCGGCGGACCTGGTCCTGGCCCTGTACAACCCTGGTTCGCGCAGCCGTACCTGGCAGGTGGGCAAGGCACAGGAACTGCTGCTGGAGTACCGGGCGCCCGGCACTCCGGTGGTGGTAGCCCGGGACGTCGGCGGCCCGGGTGAGCGGGTGCGGATCGTGCGGCTGGGTGAGCTGGATCCCGCCGAGGTCGACATGCGCACGATCCTGCTGGTCGGTTCCTCGCAGACCCAGGTGGTGCGGCGCGGAGACGGCGAGGAGATCGTCTGGACGCCCCGCCGGTATCCGGAGGCGTGAGGTGAGCGGTGCCGCGCCGTGCGGGCGCCACCGCCTCCTGCTCTACTCGCCGTGCTCCTGAGCCGTGGCCGGCTGGGCCAGGCCGGCCGTCCACTTCTCCTCGATGCGGCCGACCTTCCACACCACCAGGGCGACGGCCCAGGTGGCGAAGAACAGGCCGACGATGACGTAGCCGATGATGTTGAGGTCGAGTCCGGAGATCCAGTCCCAGAACGCGCCGTGCAGGTCCGCCTTCTCGGCTACCAGACCGAGAAGTTCGACGGTGCCGATGATCAGGGCGACGGCGACGGACAGGCCGGTGATGGTGAGGTTGTAGTAGACCTTGCGGACCGGCTTGGAGAACGCCCAGCCGTAGGCGAAGTTCATGAACGAGCCGTCGATGGTGTCAAGCAGGGACATGCCGGCCGCGAACAGGACCGGCAGGCACAGGATGGCGTACCAGGGCAGGCCGGAGGCGGCGCCCGAGCCGGCGAGGACGAGGAGCGCGATCTCGGTGGCGGTGTCGAAGCCGAGACCGAAAAGCAGGCCCAGAGGGTACATCTGCCAGGGCTTGGTGATCGACTTCATCAGGCGGCCAAGGAGGCGGTTCATGAAGCCGCGGTTGTTGAGCTGCTCCTCCAGGGCCGCCTCGTCGAAGTGGCCGGTGCGCATCTGCCGGAACACCTTCCAGATGCCCACCATGATCACCAGATTGATGATCGCGATGACGTAGAGGAAGGTGCCCGAGACGGTCGTACCGATCCAGCCGGTGATGCTGTGCAGCGTGGAGTTGTCGTTCTCGACCGGCCCTGCCAGCGCTTTGACGCCGAGAGACAGCAGGAAAGCGAGCGCGAAGACGATCGACGAGTGCCCCAGGGAGAACCAGAAGCCGACCGACATCGGGCGCTGGCCCTCGTTCATCAGCTTGCGGGTCGTGTTGTCGATGGCGGCGATGTGGTCGGCGTCGAAGGCGTGCCGCATGCCCAGGGTGTACGCGGTGACTCCGATGCCTATGCCGAAGGTCTTCGTGCCGAGGCTGTAGTGCTCCGGGGCGACGATCGCCACGAGCGTGAACCAGCCGATGACATGCAGCGCCAGGATGAACGCGGCCATTCCGCCGACGCTCGCCCATTCCTTGCGGGTCATTGATGTGCGGATGCGGTGCCACGAGATGCCGCGGCCGGTGGCCGGAGCGGTCGGCCTGGCGGAAGCGGAATCAGGAGCGGTGGTCATGGGGCGTGACCCTTACTTCTCGGCGAGCGGCTGTTTTCAGCCGCGCCTTCCAGGTTTCTGCGAAGAAGTTGCAGCTACAAGAAGGCCGCAGTAAAGTCGGCGCCAGGTTTCAGTCAATGACCGGAAAAGCTCCCTGCTCAAGGTGCTCGCGGACCCACTGGGCCGCCTTCTCGGGATCCGGGAAGACGGTCACTCCCTCGGGAACGGGTGGTCTGCGGACCACGAGCACGGGCAACCGCGCCTCGCGGGCAGCCGTCAGTTTCGGCGCCGTGGCCGCCCCGCCGCTGTCCTTCGTGACCACCACGTCGATGCGGTGGCGCCGCAGCAGCTCTCGCTCCCCGTCGAGGGTGAAGGGGCCACGGTCGAGCAGTACCTCCATGCGGGCCGGATGCGGTGGCTCGGGTGCATCGACGGATCGGACGAGAAACCACAGGTCCTCCAGGTCCGCGAAGGCCGCCAGGCCCATGCGCCCGGTGGTGAGGAAGACTCGCCGGCCGAGGGCGGGCAGCGCCTGGGCTGCCTCCTCTAGCGAGCCCACCTCGTGCCACCGGTCGCCCTCGGCGGGGACCCAGCCGGGCCGGCGCAGGGCGAGCAGGGGAACATGGGTTGCGGCAGCGGCCTGTGCCGCGTTGAAGCTGATCTTCCCGGCGAAGGGATGGGTGGCGTCGACGATCACGTCGACCGTCTGCTCGCTCAGCCACGCCGCCAGCCCTTCGGCCCCGCCGAAGCCGCCGACGCGGGTCTCGCCCGGGGGCAGCCTGGGGCTGGCGACGCGTCCGGCAAGGGAGTTGGTCAGCTTCAGCCCCGGAGTGCCGTGGAGGAGTTCGGCAAGGCGGCGGGCTTCCGTGGTTCCGCCGAGGATCAGTACGTGCATGAGGGGGTGGGTCCGTTCATGAGTGGCAGTGAGGGTCGAGACGTGGTGCAGGCGGGCGGGGCGCATGGTTCCGGTCAGGTGAAGGGCGGTCGCCGCGCCCAGCTCGAGCACACGGGGCTGCGGCACGGCTGGACCACGGGGGCCTGCGCGACGGCGGCCACCACGGCCGCGTACACCGCCCTGCTGACCGGTGAGTTTCCCGACCCGGTGACGATCACGCTGCCCAAGGGGCAGACGCCGTCCTTCGCGCTGGCCGCCGAGGAGCTGACCGAGAGTTCCGCCATGGCGGGGATCGTGAAGGACGCGGGAGACGACCCCGACGTCACGCACGGCGCGCTGGTCCGGGTCACCGTCCGGCGACTGCCCGCAGGCAGTGGCGTCGTCTTCAGGGCGGGCCCCGGCGTGGGGACGATCACCCGGCCCGGCCTTCCGCTGCCCGTCGGTGAGGCGGCGGTCAATCCCGTGCCCCGTCGCATGATGAGCGAGCACGTCGCCGAAGTGGCCGCCCGGCACGGCGGCAGCGGCAACGTGGAGATCACCGTCTCCGTCGACCACGGCGAGGAGATAGCCCGCTCCACCTGGAACCCACGGCTCGGCATCCTCGGCGGCCTGTCCATCCTCGGCACCACGGGCATCGTCGTGCCGTACTCCTGCTCGGCCTGGATCGACTCCATCCGGCGGGGCGTGGACGTGGCCCGCGCGGCCGGACGGACCCATGTCGCCGGGTGCACCGGGTCGACGTCCGAGAAGACCGTCGTCGCCGAGTACGGCCTGCCCGAGGACGCCCTGCTCGACATGGGGGACTTCGCGGGCGCCGTGCTGAAGTACATCCGCCGGCACCCGGTGGACCGCCTCACGATCTGCGGTGGCTTCGCCAAACTCTCCAAGCTCGCCGCCGGCCATCTGGACCTGCACTCCGGCCGCTCCCAGGTCGACAAAGGCTTCCTCGCCGAACTGGCCAGGCGGGGCGGCGCGGACGAGACGCTGGCCGCCGTCGTGGCCGACGCGAACACAGGGCTCGCCGCGCTCCAGCTGTGCCAGGCCGCCGGGGTACCGCTCGGCGACCTGGTGGCGAGGACGGCCCGCGACGAGGCGCTGGCCGTGCTGCGCGGCGCGCCCGTCGCGGTGGACGTCATCTGCATCGACCGTGCAGGGACGGTCGTGGGCCGCAGTACGGTGACATGATTCACCCGCGCCGAGGCACCGGGCCCGCCGGTCACTCGTAGGCCAGACCCACCCTGATGCGGTTCCCGTCGGGGTCGCGGAGTCTAGCTCGCGCCCCCACGGCGCCTCCTCGACACAGACCCCGAACTCGGCGGCCACGGCGCCCATATCGGCGACCCTCAGATACACCAAGGTGTCTGGCCGCGCGTCGCCCCCGTGCTCCGAGAGGAAGACGCGTAGCTGGCCTCGGGCAACCTCGGTGAAAACGGGGAGTCCCGGCTCGGACCGGTGCACTGAGTGAAGCCCAGACGTGCGTATCACCTGACAGTTTCGGCGGCGTCCCTCACCCGCAGGACGGGAATCACCTGCTCAGCAGCCATGACGCTCCCGCTCCGGCGAGTACAGGTGGCTGTCGCGGAACTGTTCCGCTCCGAGCGTCCGCCCCACCATGATGACCGCGGTACGCAGCACACCCGCCTCTTTCACCTTCTGGGCGATCTCCTCCAGCGTGCCCCGGATGATCAGCTCGTCCGGGCGGGAGGCGTAGGCCACGACCGCGGCGGGGCAGTCGGCGCCGTAGCGCGGGAGGAGTTCCTCCACCACGCGGTCCACGTACTTGGCGGCCAGGTGCAGCACGATCAGCGCGCCGCTGCGGCCCAGCGTGGCCAGGTCCTCGCCGTCCGGCATGGCGGTGGCGCGGTTGGCGACGCGGGTGAGGATGACGGTCTGGCCGACGGTGGGCACGGTCAGCTCCCGCTTGAGGGAGGCGGCCGCGGCTGCGAAGGCGGGAACGCCGGGGACGACCTCGTAGGGGATCCCGGCCGCGTCGAGCCGTCGCATCTGCTCGGCGACCGCGCTGAAGACGGACGGGTCGCCCGAGTGCAGCCGGGCCACGTCGTTCCCCTCCTGGTGGGCGCGAAGCAACTCGGCCGTGATCTCGTCCAGATCGAGCTGGGCGGTGTCCACCAGGCGTGCGTCCGGCGGGCACTCGGCCAGCAGATCGCGCGGGACGAGGCTGCCCGCGTAGAGGCAGACCTGGCAGGCGGCGAGCGTCCGGGCGCCGCGCACCGTGATCAGGTCGGCGGCACCGGGTCCGGCGCCGATGAAGTACACGGTCATCTGTCTGCTCCTGGAGGGGGGTTGGGGGTCTTCTGCACGCACCACTGGGTGACCGGCATGGCCTGCCGCCAGCCGGTGAAGCCGCCCACGGGCACGGCGTGCGCCACCGCGAGCCGCACCAGCTCACCACCATGGCGGCGGTGAGCGTCGGCGAGCAGCGCCTCGGACTCCAGCGTGACCGTGTTGGCGACGAGCCGCCCGCCGGGTGACAGGGCCGCCCAGCAGGCGTCGAGGAGACCGCGGGCCGTAAGTCCCCCGCCGACGAACACGGCGTGAGGCGCGGGGAGTTCGGCCAGCGCGCCCGGAGCGTCACCGGTGACCACCCGAAGTCCCGGCACGCCGAGTCGCTCCGCGTTACGGAGGATACGTTCGGCACGTACCTGGTCGCGTTCGACGCTGACGGCCCGGCACGACGGGTGGGTGCGCATCCACTCGATGGCGATCGAACCCGACCCGCCACCGACGTCCCACAGGAGTTCGCCGGGAGCGGGGGCGAGCGCGCCGAGCGTGGCGGCTCGGATGTGTCTCTTGGTGAGCTGCCCGTCGTGCTCGTACGCCTCGTCGGGCAGGCCCGGCACCGCACCGAGTCGCAGGGCGTCCGGTGCCCGGCGGCATTCGACGGCCACGATGTTGAGGGGATCGCCGGACTGCTGGGTCCGCGCCCAGTCGTCGGCAGTGGTCTCGGCGGTCACACGCTCCCGGTCGCCACCGAGTTGTTCCAGGACACGCATCCTGCTCGGTCCGAAGCCGCGGTCGATGAGCAGCGCGGCGACGTCTTCGGGAGTGCGGGCGTCGGCGCTCAGGACAAGGAGTCGCCGGCCGTCGTGCAGGGCGGCGGCGAGGCGGGCGGTGGGGCGGCCCACCAGGGTGACGACCTCGACGTCCTCCAGCGGCCAGCCCAGCCAGGCGGCGGCATAGGACACGGATGACGGGTGAGGAAGGACGCGCAGTGCGTCGACCTCTTCGGCGAGCGTGCGTCCGATGCCGTAGAACATCGGGTCACCGGTGGCCAGGACGGCGATACGGCGGCCGGCGTGAGCGGCGAGCAGGCGGGGGACGGCGGGGCGCAGGGGTGAGGGCCAGGCGACGCGCTCGCCGGCGCACTCGGTGGGCAGCAGGTCCAGATGGCGCGGACCCCCGATGAGAACGTCGGCACGGCGCAGTTCCGCGCGGGAGGGTTCGGCCAGGCCCGACCA is from Streptomyces asoensis and encodes:
- a CDS encoding precorrin-2 C(20)-methyltransferase, which codes for MSGKLYGVGLGPGDPSLMTVRAVEVIAGADVVAYHSARHGRSIARSIAARHIREDHIEEALVYPVTTETTDHPGGYKGAMEEFYAEASARLAAHLDAGRTVAVLAEGDPLFYGSYMHMHKRLVERYDTEVIPGVTSVSAAAARLGAPLAEGEEVLTILPGTLPEEELTARLATTDAAVVMKLGRTFPKVRRALETSGRLTEARYVERATMSKERVAELAAVDAESVPYFSVAVLPSQVDAERPVRERGEVVVVGTGPAGPLWLTPETRGALAAADDLVGYTTYLDRVPERAGQARHGSDNRVEAERAEFALQLARKGRRVAVVSGGDPGVFAMATAVLEVASQPEHLDVPVRVLPGVTAANAAAARAGAPLGHDYAALSLSDRLKPWEVIAERLRAAASADLVLALYNPGSRSRTWQVGKAQELLLEYRAPGTPVVVARDVGGPGERVRIVRLGELDPAEVDMRTILLVGSSQTQVVRRGDGEEIVWTPRRYPEA
- a CDS encoding HoxN/HupN/NixA family nickel/cobalt transporter; the protein is MTTAPDSASARPTAPATGRGISWHRIRTSMTRKEWASVGGMAAFILALHVIGWFTLVAIVAPEHYSLGTKTFGIGIGVTAYTLGMRHAFDADHIAAIDNTTRKLMNEGQRPMSVGFWFSLGHSSIVFALAFLLSLGVKALAGPVENDNSTLHSITGWIGTTVSGTFLYVIAIINLVIMVGIWKVFRQMRTGHFDEAALEEQLNNRGFMNRLLGRLMKSITKPWQMYPLGLLFGLGFDTATEIALLVLAGSGAASGLPWYAILCLPVLFAAGMSLLDTIDGSFMNFAYGWAFSKPVRKVYYNLTITGLSVAVALIIGTVELLGLVAEKADLHGAFWDWISGLDLNIIGYVIVGLFFATWAVALVVWKVGRIEEKWTAGLAQPATAQEHGE
- a CDS encoding cobalt-precorrin-6A reductase is translated as MHVLILGGTTEARRLAELLHGTPGLKLTNSLAGRVASPRLPPGETRVGGFGGAEGLAAWLSEQTVDVIVDATHPFAGKISFNAAQAAAATHVPLLALRRPGWVPAEGDRWHEVGSLEEAAQALPALGRRVFLTTGRMGLAAFADLEDLWFLVRSVDAPEPPHPARMEVLLDRGPFTLDGERELLRRHRIDVVVTKDSGGAATAPKLTAAREARLPVLVVRRPPVPEGVTVFPDPEKAAQWVREHLEQGAFPVID
- a CDS encoding cobalt-precorrin-5B (C(1))-methyltransferase encodes the protein MSGSEGRDVVQAGGAHGSGQVKGGRRAQLEHTGLRHGWTTGACATAATTAAYTALLTGEFPDPVTITLPKGQTPSFALAAEELTESSAMAGIVKDAGDDPDVTHGALVRVTVRRLPAGSGVVFRAGPGVGTITRPGLPLPVGEAAVNPVPRRMMSEHVAEVAARHGGSGNVEITVSVDHGEEIARSTWNPRLGILGGLSILGTTGIVVPYSCSAWIDSIRRGVDVARAAGRTHVAGCTGSTSEKTVVAEYGLPEDALLDMGDFAGAVLKYIRRHPVDRLTICGGFAKLSKLAAGHLDLHSGRSQVDKGFLAELARRGGADETLAAVVADANTGLAALQLCQAAGVPLGDLVARTARDEALAVLRGAPVAVDVICIDRAGTVVGRSTVT
- the cobM gene encoding precorrin-4 C(11)-methyltransferase; the protein is MTVYFIGAGPGAADLITVRGARTLAACQVCLYAGSLVPRDLLAECPPDARLVDTAQLDLDEITAELLRAHQEGNDVARLHSGDPSVFSAVAEQMRRLDAAGIPYEVVPGVPAFAAAAASLKRELTVPTVGQTVILTRVANRATAMPDGEDLATLGRSGALIVLHLAAKYVDRVVEELLPRYGADCPAAVVAYASRPDELIIRGTLEEIAQKVKEAGVLRTAVIMVGRTLGAEQFRDSHLYSPERERHGC
- the cbiE gene encoding precorrin-6y C5,15-methyltransferase (decarboxylating) subunit CbiE, with the protein product MTPAPQGPPSAVTVVGTGADGWSGLAEPSRAELRRADVLIGGPRHLDLLPTECAGERVAWPSPLRPAVPRLLAAHAGRRIAVLATGDPMFYGIGRTLAEEVDALRVLPHPSSVSYAAAWLGWPLEDVEVVTLVGRPTARLAAALHDGRRLLVLSADARTPEDVAALLIDRGFGPSRMRVLEQLGGDRERVTAETTADDWARTQQSGDPLNIVAVECRRAPDALRLGAVPGLPDEAYEHDGQLTKRHIRAATLGALAPAPGELLWDVGGGSGSIAIEWMRTHPSCRAVSVERDQVRAERILRNAERLGVPGLRVVTGDAPGALAELPAPHAVFVGGGLTARGLLDACWAALSPGGRLVANTVTLESEALLADAHRRHGGELVRLAVAHAVPVGGFTGWRQAMPVTQWCVQKTPNPPPGADR